One genomic region from Diachasmimorpha longicaudata isolate KC_UGA_2023 chromosome 18, iyDiaLong2, whole genome shotgun sequence encodes:
- the LOC135170754 gene encoding uncharacterized protein LOC135170754, whose protein sequence is MTSSQVNSSPKSSYQSGYQPGTFKPKKSKYCGNNANKNGIKIISDRVVQYNSDEKRSIEKIVKKVKLQRHEISKTGPVINIDFDLQKVEKKKKNSTRRLGHKSPGSTQSGSKILKVNNKKTSEIVQVSTEEKKLWINMLEQDLDLFNQVNYIEKKKDLKKIQAREKRLKLAEKKKADFIAREKRRELAKEKQRQFRARESENNRSKDNTSKDIIPESMMELDSSIEIIPSTPSVINLILEREGEDAQHGSLNFATSTPKKPRKTIEEIEAVLVALGANLEQRNREDDYEVRCTPTQRQKELDQIAMQLDQSDNDDDDEGLALQSLDFTPLSPSNRSA, encoded by the exons atgacatcaagtcaagtgaactcatctccaaaatccagttatcaatcaggttatcagcctggaacttttaaacctaaaaaatctaaatattgtGGAAACAAcgcgaataaaaatggaattaagataattagtgatcgtgtagtgcaatataacagtgatgagaaaagatcaattgaaaaaatagtgaaaaaagtgaaactccaaagacatgagatttccaagacaggtcctgtcataaatattgactttgaccTTCAAAAGgttgaaaagaagaagaaaaactcaaccagacgattgggccataaatcacccggtagcactcaaagtggctctaaaatcctgaaagtcaataataaaaaaacaagtgaaatcgtgcaagtgagcacagaggaaaaaaagttgtgGATTAATATGCTAGAACAagatcttgatttattcaatcaagtgaactatattgaaaagaaaaaggatctgaaaaaaatacaggctcgcgaaaaacgtttaaaactcgcggaaaaaaagaaggccgactttatcgctcgcgaaaaacgtcgcgagttagctaaggaaaaacaaagacaatttagagctcgcgaatcagaaaacaatcgatccaaggacaacacatcgaaggatatcatccctgagtccatgatggaattggattcatcgatcgagatcattcccagcactccatcagtcatcaatttaatcctggaacgcgagggtgaagatgctcagcatggatcattgaatttcgcgaCCTCAACCCCGaaaa aaccgcgaaaaactatcgaggaaatcgaggccgttctagtcgcgttgggcgcgaatctagaacaaaggaatcgcgaggaTGATTACGAAGTGCGATGCACTCCAACGCAGCGTcaaaaagagcttgatcaaattgcgatgcaattggatcaaagcgacaatgatgatgatgatgaaggattggccctccagagtcttgattttaccccgttatcacccagtaaccgttcggcttaa